One window from the genome of Bacillus sp. (in: firmicutes) encodes:
- a CDS encoding Lrp/AsnC family transcriptional regulator, whose amino-acid sequence MDEIDFQILEVLKENSRKTWKEIGELIHMTGQAVGNRIRRMEEEGIIEQYTIAVNELKLGKSIQAFIMIFLKSNQHVEFQKYLKENTDIKEVHRISGEGCYMIKASVSDQFALNHILDEILKFANYRVNISIGKIK is encoded by the coding sequence ATGGATGAAATTGACTTTCAAATTCTCGAAGTATTAAAAGAAAACTCCCGTAAAACTTGGAAGGAAATCGGAGAATTAATCCATATGACAGGCCAGGCGGTGGGTAATAGAATTCGCAGGATGGAAGAAGAGGGGATTATTGAGCAATATACCATTGCAGTGAATGAATTAAAGCTTGGAAAGAGTATACAAGCATTTATAATGATTTTTCTAAAATCAAATCAACACGTTGAATTTCAAAAGTACCTAAAAGAAAATACAGATATAAAAGAAGTTCACCGCATAAGTGGTGAAGGATGCTATATGATTAAAGCAAGCGTTTCCGATCAGTTTGCATTAAATCATATACTTGATGAGATACTCAAATTTGCTAACTACAGAGTTAATATATCCATAGGGAAAATAAAATAG
- a CDS encoding DUF839 domain-containing protein: protein MINKKLAKKGATLALALAITVPAVTPVVAASQENIKIESVRFNGMAAPTTIDEMVKTYTNATVDVKYINGKVKTFPLSYNYLFKSEDKVATVKGEKIPAGTPIDVNGNPIKDPSSTNGGYFVSDAPDSNSLLMPINGKLYMITHYEYQTIDAAGKSAYGLVPASMSLTELEQDKKTGELKTVKVEKIDFSAVNGLWIPCNGSLSPWNTHLGSEEYEPDARLFLDPTSKVRSQVETFAQFYFGDKAKANPYFYGYTPEITVGKNGKTSVVKHYSTGRFSHELAKVMPDNKTVFYGDDGGNTGMFMYVADKEKDLSSGTLYAATFKQTGIENGGSGDLQWINLGHATDKEVKNIIESGITFNDIFETSDAPKEGFTAIKTYSNEGKVEYLKLKPGKEKAAAFLETRRYAAILGATTEFNKMEGVALNEKDKKVYIAISDQSKAMEKDSTGKDPADHIQLPKIKAGVTYQLDLQGGQKDSQGKTINSSYVALSMNGLVVGEDLPAPDAYGNTANVDKVANPDNLSYSEAMRTLFIGEDSGAHTNNYVWAYNVDTKELDRILSVPAGAEATGLFAADDRNGFSYILSNFQHPGDEVDGKSITAVNKEELLKAIDEQIGINKTGGIGYISGLPSLTKMPDFSSSGKKGN, encoded by the coding sequence ATGATTAATAAGAAACTTGCGAAAAAAGGGGCTACTTTAGCACTTGCATTAGCTATTACTGTTCCAGCAGTAACACCAGTAGTAGCGGCTTCTCAGGAAAATATTAAAATTGAATCTGTTAGATTTAATGGAATGGCAGCACCTACTACTATTGATGAAATGGTAAAAACATATACAAATGCAACCGTTGATGTGAAATATATCAATGGAAAGGTAAAAACATTTCCACTGTCTTACAACTACCTATTTAAATCGGAAGATAAGGTAGCAACAGTTAAAGGTGAAAAAATTCCTGCGGGTACACCCATTGATGTAAATGGAAATCCAATTAAGGATCCAAGCAGCACAAACGGAGGCTACTTTGTCTCCGATGCTCCGGATTCAAACAGCTTATTAATGCCTATTAATGGTAAACTATATATGATTACACATTATGAATATCAAACTATTGATGCTGCTGGTAAATCAGCATACGGTTTAGTACCAGCATCTATGTCTTTAACTGAGTTGGAACAGGACAAAAAAACAGGTGAACTCAAAACTGTAAAAGTAGAAAAAATTGATTTTTCAGCTGTAAATGGACTTTGGATTCCATGTAACGGATCATTATCTCCATGGAATACACATTTAGGTTCTGAAGAGTACGAACCAGATGCACGTCTTTTCTTAGACCCAACTTCGAAAGTAAGAAGTCAAGTTGAAACATTCGCTCAATTCTATTTCGGAGATAAAGCAAAGGCTAATCCTTATTTCTATGGCTACACTCCTGAAATTACAGTAGGTAAGAATGGTAAAACATCCGTTGTAAAACATTACAGTACAGGACGTTTCTCTCATGAGTTAGCTAAAGTAATGCCTGATAACAAAACTGTTTTTTACGGGGATGATGGTGGTAATACAGGAATGTTTATGTATGTAGCTGACAAAGAAAAAGATTTATCATCAGGTACATTATATGCAGCTACATTTAAACAAACAGGTATTGAAAACGGCGGCTCAGGAGATTTACAATGGATTAATTTAGGGCATGCAACGGATAAAGAAGTGAAAAATATTATTGAAAGCGGGATTACATTCAATGATATTTTTGAAACTTCAGATGCTCCTAAAGAAGGTTTCACAGCTATTAAAACATACTCAAATGAAGGAAAAGTTGAATACCTAAAACTTAAACCTGGCAAAGAAAAAGCAGCAGCCTTCCTTGAAACTCGTCGATATGCGGCTATTCTTGGTGCGACTACAGAATTCAATAAAATGGAAGGTGTAGCGCTAAACGAAAAGGACAAGAAAGTGTATATTGCAATTTCCGATCAAAGTAAGGCTATGGAAAAAGATTCAACAGGAAAAGACCCAGCAGACCATATTCAATTGCCAAAAATTAAAGCTGGTGTAACTTATCAATTAGACTTACAAGGTGGCCAAAAAGATAGTCAAGGAAAGACAATTAATAGCTCATATGTAGCACTATCTATGAATGGATTGGTAGTAGGTGAAGACCTTCCTGCTCCTGATGCATATGGAAACACTGCGAATGTAGATAAAGTAGCGAATCCAGATAACCTAAGTTACTCTGAAGCAATGAGAACACTCTTTATTGGTGAAGATAGTGGTGCCCACACAAATAACTACGTTTGGGCTTATAATGTTGATACTAAAGAATTAGATCGAATTTTATCTGTTCCAGCAGGAGCAGAGGCAACTGGATTATTTGCTGCTGATGACCGTAATGGATTCTCATACATTCTCAGTAATTTCCAGCATCCTGGTGATGAAGTGGATGGTAAGTCCATTACAGCTGTTAATAAAGAAGAACTACTTAAAGCAATTGATGAACAAATTGGTATTAATAAAACAGGCGGTATTGGTTATATCTCTGGTCTGCCATCTTTAACAAAAATGCCAGATTTCTCTTCATCTGGTAAAAAGGGTAACTGA
- a CDS encoding methyl-accepting chemotaxis protein → MAKRMGLTGKISIIVVAIVFVSISILTLISYRTIFDSVERAAGIELTGCANITIGLLKPDEVKALVKGDTSLTDKVSQTISWTTKQKPIFENQYILSLDGKILVPDQNLKKQGFNAGDDFYIDKDAINNLLALRTKTFSHIYKYGGMERITGYAPIFEDNDESKDIIAINAIDFETSIIKERTLEMMWKNILFGILLPLISGLITFIIVRKMMSPMVKIIQYAKQIANGDLTAQPLDVKSKDELGQLAKGFNTMIANLKTIIEKVLTNSEQVASTAGQVSVSVEEINKATDHIAVSVQSIAQGSFEQVNSSNEVNFISKGISTEMDQIVYKVSSVTESSNTASTIAINGNDAIVKAINQMGIIGKQSSYMEEAINSLNKKSQEIGKIISLITDVTNQTNLLALNAAIEAARAGQQGKGFAVVAAEVRKLAEQSGNAATQISKLIKEIQNETNRVVATMDNSEQMVTSGIGMVENAGKSFNEIATSIEKVTSQIQDVSLAVTNINTGIQRMSKKYEEITNISNSSAEMTQQIAGTTEEQTASMQEISAATNLLAKMAIELKDAVAFFKVSSK, encoded by the coding sequence ATGGCTAAACGAATGGGCTTGACGGGAAAGATTTCTATTATTGTTGTTGCGATTGTGTTTGTGAGCATTAGTATTTTAACATTGATTAGCTACCGAACCATTTTTGACTCGGTTGAACGAGCAGCAGGAATAGAATTGACTGGCTGCGCTAATATCACGATTGGCCTTCTAAAACCTGATGAAGTAAAAGCATTAGTAAAGGGGGACACATCCTTAACAGATAAAGTAAGTCAGACGATTAGCTGGACAACTAAGCAAAAGCCTATTTTTGAGAATCAATATATTCTTTCGTTAGATGGAAAAATTCTCGTTCCCGATCAAAATTTGAAAAAACAGGGCTTTAATGCAGGAGATGATTTTTACATAGACAAGGATGCTATTAATAATCTTTTGGCATTACGAACAAAAACATTTTCCCATATTTACAAATATGGCGGAATGGAAAGAATCACTGGGTATGCACCTATTTTCGAAGATAATGACGAAAGCAAGGATATTATCGCAATTAATGCAATCGACTTTGAAACCTCAATTATTAAAGAGCGAACTTTGGAAATGATGTGGAAGAATATTCTATTTGGGATTCTCTTACCACTTATTTCCGGTTTAATAACTTTTATTATTGTTCGAAAAATGATGTCCCCAATGGTAAAAATTATCCAATATGCAAAACAGATTGCAAATGGGGATTTAACGGCGCAACCACTAGATGTTAAAAGCAAGGATGAGCTTGGGCAGCTAGCCAAAGGTTTCAATACGATGATAGCAAATTTAAAAACAATCATTGAAAAAGTTTTAACAAATTCTGAACAAGTGGCATCAACGGCCGGGCAAGTATCCGTAAGTGTAGAGGAAATCAATAAAGCAACAGATCATATAGCTGTATCGGTTCAATCTATTGCCCAAGGATCATTTGAACAGGTTAATAGTTCAAATGAAGTAAATTTCATTTCTAAAGGAATTTCAACTGAAATGGATCAGATTGTATATAAAGTATCCTCTGTAACGGAATCTTCAAACACGGCTTCAACGATAGCGATTAATGGAAATGATGCGATAGTAAAGGCTATCAATCAAATGGGGATTATAGGAAAGCAATCATCGTATATGGAAGAAGCAATCAATTCACTTAATAAAAAATCACAGGAGATTGGAAAGATTATTTCACTAATAACCGACGTAACCAACCAAACAAACCTACTCGCTCTAAATGCAGCGATTGAGGCTGCCAGAGCAGGTCAACAAGGAAAAGGGTTTGCGGTTGTCGCTGCTGAGGTTCGTAAATTAGCTGAACAATCTGGTAACGCTGCAACCCAGATAAGTAAATTAATTAAAGAAATTCAAAACGAAACAAATCGTGTCGTTGCGACAATGGATAATAGTGAACAGATGGTAACAAGTGGAATTGGGATGGTTGAAAATGCAGGCAAATCATTTAATGAAATAGCTACATCGATTGAAAAAGTAACTTCACAAATTCAAGATGTTTCGCTTGCAGTGACAAATATTAATACTGGTATTCAAAGAATGTCCAAAAAATATGAAGAAATCACCAATATTTCAAATAGCTCAGCAGAAATGACTCAGCAAATAGCTGGTACAACGGAAGAACAAACTGCATCGATGCAAGAGATATCAGCAGCGACGAATCTATTGGCAAAAATGGCAATTGAATTAAAAGATGCTGTGGCATTTTTTAAAGTATCTTCAAAGTAA
- a CDS encoding DUF4123 domain-containing protein has product MSKVEEENLMQPNSYQDESPYFQRDSNNFYEKCQKHLYQFIQVELNDGSIYQGILHSYDREKMYLLMPKMDHSQMSMHMQEASREDRQFFPFFGPFGLFGFPFFGIRRFGPFFPFFI; this is encoded by the coding sequence GTGAGTAAAGTTGAGGAGGAAAATCTAATGCAACCAAACAGTTACCAAGATGAATCCCCTTATTTTCAAAGGGATTCAAACAATTTTTATGAAAAGTGTCAAAAACATTTGTATCAATTTATTCAAGTTGAATTAAACGATGGTTCGATTTATCAGGGAATACTTCACAGCTATGATAGAGAGAAAATGTATCTCCTTATGCCAAAGATGGATCATTCTCAAATGTCAATGCACATGCAAGAAGCAAGTAGAGAAGACAGACAGTTTTTCCCTTTCTTTGGGCCATTTGGGTTATTTGGATTCCCTTTCTTTGGAATAAGAAGGTTTGGACCATTTTTCCCGTTCTTTATCTAA
- a CDS encoding SRPBCC family protein: protein MPSGIHQVEVGLPINQVWDFVKDMDNWAPLIPGYIQHRKFTNRQSTWEFYSNNGFIKKKISLMVTVKEWIEPTRVTFNLKGLNEELSGGGYFLAEAMDKNKTRMTGFLEITAGGAMGPLVNAVLKSNLPKVTEEMTIAISTKLEELYRI, encoded by the coding sequence ATGCCAAGCGGAATTCATCAAGTTGAGGTTGGTTTACCAATCAATCAAGTTTGGGATTTTGTTAAGGATATGGATAACTGGGCTCCACTTATTCCCGGATATATTCAACATCGGAAATTTACTAACCGCCAGTCCACATGGGAGTTTTATAGTAACAACGGATTCATAAAGAAAAAGATTAGTCTGATGGTCACTGTAAAAGAATGGATAGAACCGACAAGGGTTACTTTTAATTTAAAGGGGTTAAACGAGGAACTTTCAGGCGGAGGCTATTTCCTGGCAGAAGCAATGGATAAAAATAAAACGAGGATGACAGGCTTTCTTGAAATCACTGCTGGTGGTGCAATGGGGCCGCTCGTAAATGCAGTCTTAAAGTCTAATCTTCCAAAAGTAACGGAAGAAATGACTATTGCTATTTCCACAAAATTGGAGGAGCTTTATAGAATTTAA